In the genome of Desulfomonile tiedjei, one region contains:
- a CDS encoding HdeD family acid-resistance protein, which translates to MAIGNEGPTIKLETTMAGEAQRHWGWILAIGIAFVVLGLIGLGMTFAVTVASVLMYGILLLLGAGAQVVQAAKGRAWKGIVLHVLIALLYLVAGIAVIVNPVGASAILTLMLAGVLIVVGFVRIIMALQLRGFRNWFWPLAGGVVSIILGGMITASWPVSGLWVIGLFVSVELMVNGWSYIFISLAARNP; encoded by the coding sequence ATGGCAATCGGAAATGAAGGGCCGACGATCAAACTCGAGACTACGATGGCCGGAGAAGCGCAACGGCACTGGGGCTGGATACTGGCAATCGGGATCGCGTTCGTAGTCCTTGGCCTGATCGGGCTGGGCATGACGTTCGCTGTCACTGTGGCGAGCGTGTTGATGTACGGCATTCTTTTACTGCTCGGCGCAGGCGCTCAGGTCGTTCAAGCAGCCAAAGGCAGAGCCTGGAAAGGCATCGTGCTTCATGTGCTGATTGCATTGCTCTATCTGGTCGCGGGAATTGCCGTGATCGTGAACCCGGTGGGGGCGTCGGCCATTCTGACGCTCATGCTTGCCGGGGTCCTTATCGTGGTGGGTTTTGTCCGTATTATCATGGCCCTCCAGCTTAGAGGCTTCCGGAATTGGTTTTGGCCGCTTGCAGGAGGAGTGGTTTCCATTATTCTGGGGGGCATGATCACGGCCAGTTGGCCGGTGTCGGGCCTTTGGGTCATAGGTCTTTTCGTGTCAGTGGAATTGATGGTAAATGGATGGTCGTACATTTTCATTTCACTGGCGGCA